TTTGAGGCCATGACCCGAGGCACGGCCCTGGAAGGGGCGGTATTGGAGTATGAAAAAGTGCCGCTGTCTTTGCGATGCTCCAAGTGCGAAACGACGTTTTCGCCTGAGGTGCGGAGTCTGCACTTCGCCCCCTGCCCGTCCTGCGGCGAGGAGTTCGCGCATGCCGTGCTCACCGGCAAGGAACTGAACATCGCCCATATCGAAGGAGACACTTGATATCATGTCCAAAGCCATCCCCGTGATCCGGAATATCCTGGATGCCAACAACCGCCTGGCTGATCAGCTCCGCAACGTCTATGCGGAAAACAATCTTCTGGCCCTGAACCTGATGAGTTCGCCGGGAGCCGGAAAGACCTCTCTGCTGGAGCGAACCCTGAACGATCTGCGCGACGAACTGCGCATGGCCGTGATCGAGGGCGACCTGCAGACGGACAACGACGCCCGGCGAGTGGCCGCCACCGGGGCTCAGGCCGTGCAGATCAACACCGAGGGCGGCTGCCACCTGGACAGCTCCATGATCCTGGAGGCTTTGAAGCAGATGGACCTGGCGGCCTTGGACGTGCTGTTCATCGAGAACGTGGGCAATCTTGTCTGCCCGGCGGAGTTTGACCTGGGGGAAAAGGCCAAGGTGACCCTGCTCAGCGTGACCGAGGGCGACGACAAGCCGGAGAAGTACCCGATGATGTTCGCCCAGTCCAAAGTGCTGCTGCTGAACAAGATCGACCTGCTGCCCTACGTGGACTTCGACCTGGAGCGGGCCACCCGCTTCGCCCGCGCCCTGAACCCGGAAATCATCGTCTTCCCGGTTTCCTGCCGTACGGGAGAGGGACTGGAACCTTGGTATGCCTGGCTCAAGGAAGCGGCTCTGGCGGAACGCCGATAGCATCCTGCCAACGGCAACCAGTCGATGACATTTCCGGCGGGCTATCAGCCCGCCTTTTTCTTTTCCCACTCAAGGCGTGCGTAGACGTCCGGAAACAATCCTACTTCGTCGATGCGCACGTCCACGTAGTCTTCGCCGTTGCCAGGACCGATCAGCACCGTGGTCATGCCGAATTCCTTGGCTGTCTTCAGATTCAGGGCAATGTCCTCCACCATCACGCACCGCGACCCCGGGACGCCCAGTCGGCGCAGGGTTTCCCGGTACGGTTCCGGGTAAGGCTTGGGCCGGTAGGCCGCCAGCCGAACGTCGAAAATCTCCGTAAATACATCCCGCAGGCCAAGAACTGCCAGCACCCGCAGGGCATGGTTCAGGGAGCCGTTGGTCAGGACGACCTTGACCCCGGGCAGGGCGGACAGGGCCAGGGCCAGTTCCGGTTGGGGCCGCAGGACCGAGGCCACGTCCACGTCATGGACAAAGTCCAGGTAGTCTTCCTGATCCACGCCATGATGCTTGGCCAGTCCGACCATGGTCAACCCGTAGTCTTTCCAGTATCGGCGGCGCAACTCGTCCACCCGGTCTTCGGGAATGCCGGCCCGTTCATGCATGTATTGGTTGATCCGGGCGTCGATCAACGGAAACAACGAGGTTGACGCCGGGTAAAGGGTATTGTCCAAATCAAAGATGAACGCGTCCATTATGAGTCCTGATGAAAGTTTTGGTTGGCTGCTGAAGGAAATGGGGCTTGTCAGTCTTGAGCGGAATTGACAGTATGCATAGCCATTGATCAGGCGAACCTCAACCCGCTCAGGAGATCCGCACATGCGCATGCCGCGATTGACGATCTACGTCCTTTTTGCCGTGGCCGCCTTACTTGTTTGGCTTGGTCCCGCCCAAGCCGCATCCGTGGAAGAACAACGGAGGTTGTTTCTTCAGGCCGAAGAAGCATTGCGCAAAGGGCAACGCCAAGCCTACTTGAACCTGCTGCCCCGCCTCGACGGCTACCCGCTGACGCCCTATCTGGCCGCCACTGACCTTGAGCGAAGGCTCGGATCCGGATCGACAGCAGAGGTTCGGGCTTTTTTGAAGGCCTATGGTGATATCCCGGCATCGGATTCCCTGCGTCGGAAGTGGCTGCGGGAGCTGGCCAAACAGTCACGCTGGGCGGATTTTGTTCAGGACTATACCCCTCAGACCAATGAGGACCTTCAATGCCTGTATGGCCAAGCCCTGCTGGGCGCCGGAAAAACCGGGGCGGCCATGGAGCATGCCGGTGAGATGTGGCTGTCCGGGACATCCCGCCCAAAGAGTTGCGATCCACTCTTCGCGGCCTGGATGGGCAAGGGACTCTTGACCAAGGGGTTGGTGGTGGAGCGAATTCAGTTGGCCATGAACGCCGGACAGACAGGGCTGGCGCGCTACCTGACGCGGTTTCTCCCCCCGGAGGAACGCCCCTGGGTGGAGTACTGGTGCAAGGTGGACGAACGTCCCGGTCTGGTCCTGGAGCGCACTTGGAACGGGGTCCAAAGTGACTTCGTCCTCCCGGTGCTGACCCACGGCATGCGCAAGCTGACCCGTGTGGACGCCTCTCGAACAGCTCGGGACTGGGACCGGCTTCGCTTGCGCTACGGCCTGGAACGGGAGCGGTTCGCCGACATCGAGGTGGATATCGCCCTGTTCATGAGCCTGCGTTTCGAGGACGGGGCCGTGGAACGGATCGGGACTCTGCCCGTGGACCTGAGAAGTGATCGGCTGCGGGAATGGGGCGTGCGTGCGGCCTTGCGCCAACAGGATTGGGCGGCCGCCCTGACCAAGCTGGACGGGTTGACGAAAAGTCAGCAGCAAGACCCCAGGTGGAGATATTGGCGGGCGCGGGCCTTGGAGCAGACCGGATGGGCTGAACACGCCCTGGCCCTGTACCAGGATTTGGCCAGTGAAACGCACTATTTCGGCATGCTGGCCGCGGACCGCCTCGGACGGGCCTACGAGGTGGAGCATCAGCCCGTGGCCGTGACCGCCGAGATGCTGAACATGGCCAAGCAAGACCCCGGTTTACGCCGGGCCGTGGAATTTTTCGCCCTGAAGCGTTTCGGCCCGGGGCGTAGCGAATGGCAGCGGGCGCTGCCCCGGCTGGATGAAGGTGTTAAGTTGGCCGCGGCCATCTGGGCCAGGGAACTGGGGTGGCATGACCGGGCCATCACGGCCACAGTGGCTGCACGGCACCATACGGACTTGGAAATCCGCTTCCCCTTGCCCTATTCGTCCCAGATCATGGCCCAGAGTACATCTAAAAGCCTCAACCCAGCCTGGGTCTACGGAGTGATGCGTCAGGAGAGCCTGTTCATGGAAGACGTGGGCTCGTCCGCCGGCGCCCTGGGGCTGATGCAGATCATGCCCCAGACCGGTCAGCGCATCGCCGGGTGGCACGGAGAGCGGCTCGCCAACTCCCAGCTGCTGCTCCAGCCCGAGCGGAACATCCGTTACGGCACCACCTATTTACGCCGACAGCTGGACGATCTCCAGAACCACTACGCCCTGGCCACCGCCGCCTACAATGCCGGTCAACACCGGGTCAAAGGCTGGCTGCCCCAGGGCGGCGAACTCCCCGCGGACATCTGGGTGGAAACCATCCCGTTCAACGAAACCCGCAACTACGTGGAACGCGTCCTGTCCTACACCGCCATTTACGAACACCGCCTCGGCCAACCGCTGACCCGTGTCAGCCTCCGCCTCCCTCCGGTCCAGCCCCGGGACGGGGGAACTCGGGTGGCGGAAAGCGGGTATTGATTGAGTTTTGGGGAAAAGGAGAGTTGCATGCTTGAAGAATTCACAGTCACGGCGTTTTGGGATACGGAGGCCGGGGGGGTGGGTGGCGGAAAGCGACGATGTTCCCGGGTTGGTCACTGAAGCCGATGTCGCCAGCTTTAGCTGTTAACTGAAGCCACCGGCTTACAGCCGGTGGAGTATTCACTGCTTAATGTGGTGCAGTAATGTAAGGAGATGAGTTGATAGTTGTGTGTAGCCAGCATGGCCAATTTTTTTAAAAACGTTCTCGATAGTCCTGATGCATTGGGTATTTGCGGGATCTCGTGGTTCATTCAGTGGGGCTATGTATTTCGAGTCGATGTTTGTCCACTTTGAAAGAATTTTCTCGATTGGAATAGATGCTTGAATTTCAAAGAATGTTTGAGCAAGAAGGCTTTCCGAACTGATTGAGA
This region of Desulfonatronum thiodismutans genomic DNA includes:
- the hypA gene encoding hydrogenase maturation nickel metallochaperone HypA; this translates as MHEMSIADALIRIVETEMANHGLRTVQRITIQHGALSTMVPEALDLAFEAMTRGTALEGAVLEYEKVPLSLRCSKCETTFSPEVRSLHFAPCPSCGEEFAHAVLTGKELNIAHIEGDT
- the hypB gene encoding hydrogenase nickel incorporation protein HypB produces the protein MSKAIPVIRNILDANNRLADQLRNVYAENNLLALNLMSSPGAGKTSLLERTLNDLRDELRMAVIEGDLQTDNDARRVAATGAQAVQINTEGGCHLDSSMILEALKQMDLAALDVLFIENVGNLVCPAEFDLGEKAKVTLLSVTEGDDKPEKYPMMFAQSKVLLLNKIDLLPYVDFDLERATRFARALNPEIIVFPVSCRTGEGLEPWYAWLKEAALAERR
- a CDS encoding pyrimidine 5'-nucleotidase, producing the protein MDAFIFDLDNTLYPASTSLFPLIDARINQYMHERAGIPEDRVDELRRRYWKDYGLTMVGLAKHHGVDQEDYLDFVHDVDVASVLRPQPELALALSALPGVKVVLTNGSLNHALRVLAVLGLRDVFTEIFDVRLAAYRPKPYPEPYRETLRRLGVPGSRCVMVEDIALNLKTAKEFGMTTVLIGPGNGEDYVDVRIDEVGLFPDVYARLEWEKKKAG
- a CDS encoding transglycosylase SLT domain-containing protein, which encodes MRMPRLTIYVLFAVAALLVWLGPAQAASVEEQRRLFLQAEEALRKGQRQAYLNLLPRLDGYPLTPYLAATDLERRLGSGSTAEVRAFLKAYGDIPASDSLRRKWLRELAKQSRWADFVQDYTPQTNEDLQCLYGQALLGAGKTGAAMEHAGEMWLSGTSRPKSCDPLFAAWMGKGLLTKGLVVERIQLAMNAGQTGLARYLTRFLPPEERPWVEYWCKVDERPGLVLERTWNGVQSDFVLPVLTHGMRKLTRVDASRTARDWDRLRLRYGLERERFADIEVDIALFMSLRFEDGAVERIGTLPVDLRSDRLREWGVRAALRQQDWAAALTKLDGLTKSQQQDPRWRYWRARALEQTGWAEHALALYQDLASETHYFGMLAADRLGRAYEVEHQPVAVTAEMLNMAKQDPGLRRAVEFFALKRFGPGRSEWQRALPRLDEGVKLAAAIWARELGWHDRAITATVAARHHTDLEIRFPLPYSSQIMAQSTSKSLNPAWVYGVMRQESLFMEDVGSSAGALGLMQIMPQTGQRIAGWHGERLANSQLLLQPERNIRYGTTYLRRQLDDLQNHYALATAAYNAGQHRVKGWLPQGGELPADIWVETIPFNETRNYVERVLSYTAIYEHRLGQPLTRVSLRLPPVQPRDGGTRVAESGY
- a CDS encoding DUF1902 domain-containing protein; the protein is MKNSQSRRFGIRRPGGWVAESDDVPGLVTEADVASFSC